The Xylophilus rhododendri region CCACGTCCTTCTGCAGGTAGCGGCCGAATTCCGCCGGGGACATGGGCATGGGTTCGAGCGCCTCGCCCGAGAGCTTCTCGCTCAGGTCGGGCGCCTTGAGCACGCGGTTGAGGGTGTCGTTGAGCCGGGCCACGATCTCGGCCGGCATGCCGGCGGGGCCGACGACGCCGTACCACTGCACCGCGTCGAAGTTCTTCAGGCCCAGCTCGTCGAGGGTGGGCACGTCCTTGATCTGCGGCGCCCGCGTGTTGCCGGTGACGGCGAGCGCGCGCACCCGGCCGCTGCGGATGTGCGGCAGCGCCGCCGCCAGGCCGGGAAACACCGCCTGCGTCTGGCCGCCCATGGCGTCGGTCAGCGCCGGGGCCACGCCCCGGTAGGGCACGTGGACCATGGGCGTGCCCAGCTGCATGGCCATGAGCTCCATGGTCAGGTGGGTGAGCGAGCCGGCGCCGGCCGAGCCGTAGCTGACCTGGCCCTGGTGGGCCTTGAGGTAGGCCACGAAGTCCTTGAAGTCCTTCACCGGCAGCTTGGGATCGACCACCAGCACATTGGGCGTGGCGCCGATCATGCCGACCGGGGTGAAGTCGCGCACCGGGTCGTAGGGCAGCTTGCGGGTGGCCGGGCTGGTGCCGTGGGTGGCGACGTAGCCCTGCATCAGGGTGTAGCCGTCGGGCGCGGCCTTGGCGGTGTTCTGGCAGGCGATCACGCCGCCGCCGCCGCCCTGGTTCTCCACCACGAAGGACTGGCCGATGGCCTTGCCCCAGCGCTCGGTGACGGTGCGGCCCACCAGGTCGCTGCCGCCGCCGGCCGCCACCGGCACGATGTAGCGGATGAGCCGGTCCGGATAGCCCTGGGCCCGTGCCGGGGCCCACCAGGCCCCTGGCGCCAGCATGGCTGCCGCCTGCAGTAGCGTGCGTCGCTGCATGATGCTTGTCTCCTTCGGGTGATGGGGGCCGCGCCGTGCGGCCCCCGAAATCCGTTTCCCGCGCGCCCGTCCGGCGGGCGCGCGGCTCATTCGACCTTGACGT contains the following coding sequences:
- a CDS encoding Bug family tripartite tricarboxylate transporter substrate binding protein; the encoded protein is MQRRTLLQAAAMLAPGAWWAPARAQGYPDRLIRYIVPVAAGGGSDLVGRTVTERWGKAIGQSFVVENQGGGGGVIACQNTAKAAPDGYTLMQGYVATHGTSPATRKLPYDPVRDFTPVGMIGATPNVLVVDPKLPVKDFKDFVAYLKAHQGQVSYGSAGAGSLTHLTMELMAMQLGTPMVHVPYRGVAPALTDAMGGQTQAVFPGLAAALPHIRSGRVRALAVTGNTRAPQIKDVPTLDELGLKNFDAVQWYGVVGPAGMPAEIVARLNDTLNRVLKAPDLSEKLSGEALEPMPMSPAEFGRYLQKDVERWTALAKAQNISLD